Proteins found in one Bacteroidota bacterium genomic segment:
- the purH gene encoding bifunctional phosphoribosylaminoimidazolecarboxamide formyltransferase/IMP cyclohydrolase, producing the protein MDLKQPKQIKSALISVFDKNGLMPILEELKRLDIKIISTGGTYNYIKKQGFDVEKVENITDYPSIFGGRVKTLHPKVFGGILYRRDNDDDKNEAKKYQIDSVDLVVVDLYPFSETVKEGKSAEEIIEKIDIGGISLIRAAAKNFKDVVVIPSKNQYAFLLNILSKQNGKTKIIERKIMASQAFSISSSYDSDIFNYIANSDKDKLKINFGASNQLRYGENPHQTAFFYGDLEKAFTQYHGKQISYNNLLDIDSSLKLIKDFDKNTFAIFKHLNPCGLASRKNPVDAWKDALAGDPVSAFGGIIVTKGTIHSKVADEINKLFFEVILASGYSANALEILKKKKNRIILQINDYNFPLEDIKTALFGTLVQDCDTNITKKSKLNKVTTTKPTEQQISDLLFANRIVKHVKSNAIVLVKNNQLIGAGMGQPNRIDALKQAINKAQNFGFDTKGAVMASDAFFPFYDTVQTAHESGINAVIQPGGSIRDKESIDYCNKNNVAMVFTGVRHFKH; encoded by the coding sequence ATGGATTTAAAACAACCCAAACAAATAAAATCAGCACTAATAAGTGTTTTCGACAAAAACGGATTAATGCCTATTTTAGAGGAACTTAAAAGATTAGATATAAAAATCATTTCTACAGGCGGAACATACAACTACATAAAAAAACAAGGCTTTGATGTTGAAAAAGTTGAAAACATTACAGATTATCCTTCCATTTTTGGTGGTCGTGTAAAAACATTACACCCAAAAGTTTTTGGAGGAATTTTGTATCGCAGAGATAATGATGACGATAAAAATGAAGCGAAAAAATATCAAATAGACTCTGTCGATTTAGTGGTTGTTGACCTTTATCCTTTTTCAGAAACAGTTAAAGAAGGTAAAAGTGCAGAAGAAATAATTGAGAAAATAGATATTGGAGGAATTTCACTTATTCGTGCTGCAGCAAAAAACTTCAAAGATGTTGTTGTTATTCCTTCAAAAAATCAATATGCTTTTTTATTGAATATTCTTTCAAAACAAAATGGTAAAACTAAAATTATTGAAAGAAAAATAATGGCATCTCAGGCATTCAGTATTTCTTCATCATACGATTCTGATATATTTAATTACATTGCCAATAGTGATAAGGATAAACTAAAAATCAATTTTGGTGCTTCTAACCAATTAAGATATGGGGAAAATCCTCATCAAACAGCTTTTTTCTATGGCGACCTAGAAAAAGCATTTACACAATATCACGGCAAACAAATATCTTATAACAATTTATTAGATATTGATTCATCTCTTAAATTAATTAAAGATTTTGACAAGAATACTTTTGCAATTTTTAAGCATTTAAATCCCTGTGGGCTGGCAAGCAGAAAAAACCCCGTTGATGCATGGAAAGATGCACTTGCTGGCGATCCTGTATCTGCATTTGGTGGAATTATCGTTACAAAAGGAACAATACATTCAAAAGTGGCAGATGAAATAAATAAACTTTTCTTTGAAGTGATTCTTGCTTCAGGATATTCTGCAAATGCACTTGAGATTCTTAAGAAAAAGAAAAATAGGATTATTCTTCAAATTAATGATTATAACTTCCCTCTAGAAGATATTAAAACCGCATTATTCGGAACATTAGTGCAAGATTGTGATACTAATATTACAAAAAAAAGTAAGCTCAATAAAGTTACAACAACAAAACCAACAGAACAGCAAATAAGTGATTTGCTTTTCGCTAATAGAATTGTAAAACATGTTAAATCCAATGCTATTGTATTGGTCAAAAATAACCAACTAATTGGTGCAGGAATGGGACAACCAAATAGAATTGACGCATTAAAGCAAGCTATTAATAAAGCCCAAAATTTTGGGTTTGATACCAAAGGTGCTGTAATGGCAAGTGATGCTTTTTTCCCTTTTTATGATACGGTACAAACTGCACACGAATCAGGAATAAACGCTGTTATTCAGCCTGGTGGGTCAATTCGTGATAAAGAATCTATTGACTATTGTAACAAAAATAATGTTGCAATGGTATTTACAGGAGTAAGACATTTTAAACATTAA
- a CDS encoding rod shape-determining protein, translating into MGLLNLFVQDLAIDLGTANTIIIYNDEIAVEEPSIIAMDIQSNKVLAIGSKAMQMHGKTHNNVRTIRPLKDGVIADFQAAEQLLRGLIAMVQRKRSMFSPHLRMVICIPSGITEVEKRAVKDSAEKSGCKEVKLIHEPMAAAIGIGIDVEEPVGSMIIDVGGGTTEIAVIALGGIVCDQSIRIAGDEFNNDIIEYLRREHNVLIGDRSAENIKIEVGSALTELENPPDNYFVNGRDLMTGIPKQVSIGYSEIAETLDKSITKIEEAILKVLEMTPPELSGDIFKTGLYFTGGGALLRGLAQRISEKNKLPVHIAEDPLRAVARGTGVALKNINKFKFLIS; encoded by the coding sequence ATGGGATTATTGAATTTATTTGTTCAGGATTTGGCTATTGATTTAGGAACAGCCAATACAATTATTATTTATAATGATGAAATTGCCGTTGAAGAACCTTCTATTATTGCAATGGACATTCAAAGCAATAAAGTACTTGCTATTGGCTCAAAAGCTATGCAAATGCATGGAAAAACTCACAATAACGTAAGAACTATCAGACCTCTAAAAGATGGTGTAATTGCAGATTTTCAAGCAGCAGAGCAACTATTACGTGGATTGATAGCAATGGTACAAAGAAAACGCTCAATGTTTTCTCCGCATCTACGAATGGTAATCTGTATCCCTTCAGGAATTACAGAAGTAGAAAAGCGTGCTGTTAAAGATTCGGCAGAAAAATCAGGTTGTAAAGAAGTGAAATTAATCCATGAGCCTATGGCAGCAGCAATAGGTATAGGAATTGATGTTGAAGAACCGGTAGGAAGCATGATTATTGATGTTGGTGGCGGAACAACAGAAATTGCAGTAATTGCACTTGGCGGAATTGTTTGTGACCAATCAATACGAATTGCCGGTGATGAATTTAATAACGATATTATTGAATATTTAAGAAGAGAACACAACGTTTTAATTGGTGACAGATCTGCTGAAAACATAAAAATTGAAGTTGGCTCAGCATTAACAGAATTAGAAAATCCCCCAGACAATTACTTTGTTAACGGAAGAGATTTGATGACAGGTATCCCAAAGCAAGTATCCATTGGCTATAGTGAAATAGCAGAAACTTTGGATAAATCAATTACAAAAATTGAGGAAGCAATTCTAAAAGTACTTGAAATGACACCACCTGAACTTTCCGGAGATATTTTCAAAACAGGACTTTATTTTACAGGAGGAGGAGCACTATTAAGAGGATTGGCTCAAAGAATTTCAGAAAAAAATAAGTTGCCGGTCCACATTGCTGAAGACCCTTTAAGAGCAGTAGCACGAGGAACAGGAGTGGCTCTAAAAAATATAAATAAATTTAAGTTTCTTATTTCTTAA